Part of the Haloarchaeobius litoreus genome is shown below.
CGCCCACGGGCTGGCCGCCCCCTACGAGATCGAGTACCACGACGCGCTGGGGTCGACCAACGACCGCGCCCGAGAGCTCGCCGACGAGGGAGCGGGCGACGTGGTCGTCGTCGCCGACGAGCAGACCGGTGGCCGGGGACGCCTCGACCGCGAGTGGGCTGCACCGCCGGGCGGCGTCTACGCCTCCATCCTGACGCGGCCGCACGTACCGCCGTCGCAGGTGCCGCTCGCGACGCTCGCCGCGGCCGTGGCGGTTACGCGCGCCGCTCGTGAGGCCGGCGTCGACGCACGTATCAAGTGGCCGAACGACGTGCTGGTGGCGGTCGACGACGGCGAGCAGGGGGAACGGGTGTACCGCAAGCTCGCTGGCATCCTCACGGAGATGGAGGGCGAGGCCGACCGCGTCTCCTGGCTGGTCGTCGGTATCGGCGTCAACGCGAACGTCGCGACCGCCGACCTGCCACCGACGGGAACGAGCCTCCGCGAGCAGCTGGGCGAGAACGTCGACCGGCGGGTGTTCCTCCAGCGCGTGCTGGAGGAGTACCACGAACTGGGCACCGACGTCGACGCGGTGCTCCCGGCCTGGCGCGACCACGCCCTCACACTCGGTCAGCGCGTCCGCGTCGAGACACCCTCCGGCGAGGTGGTCGGCGAGGCGGTCGACGTGGAGTCGCCCGGCGCGCTCCTCGTCGAGACCGACGACGGCGTCGTCCGGGTGAGTGCGGGCGACTGCGAGCACCTCCGGCCGGTCGACGCCGCGTAGGCTCACCGGAAGACGACGACCGTGAGGAGGGGGAGAGACGCGAGGAGGGCGAACACCGCTATCCAGGGCACGACCATGGCGAACGCGGCGTTGATGAACGCGATAGCGGCCACCGCGACGATACGTTCTCCGAGGGTCATCGCCGCGCGCTCGTCGCCCCGAAGCCGTGCCGTCGTCGGTGTCATCCCGAGACCTGCACCGTCAGCACGGGGACCTCCGAGGACCTGACGACGCGCTCGGCGACGCTCCCGAGGAGGAGCCTGTCGATGCCGCCACGGCCGTGGGTGCCCATCACGACGAGGTCGCAGTCCTCCGACTCCGCGTATCGGACGACCTGCTTCGCCGGGGTCCCCTCCAGGAGCGCCGTCTCGACGGGCACACCGGACTCCTCGGCGAGCTCGACGACGCGGTCCAGCGCCGCCTCGCCCTCGCGTTCGAGCATCTCGTGCAGACCCTCCCACGCGGTCTCCATCGGAACGCCCCCGTAGCTGGCCGAGTCGACGACGTAGACGGCGTGGATGGTCGCGTCGTGGGCGACCGCGAGGTCGATGGCGTGGCGGACCGCCCGTTCGCCCTCCTCCGAGCCATCGGTCGGCACCAGTAAACGGTCGTACATGTGGTGTGCTATCACGTTGGTCGGGGCGGGTCTTGAGTGTGCCGTCGGTTCACCGGCCGATGCCACCGCCCGCTAGCGGACGACCGCGCGGATGTCGTCGACCCCGGCTCGGCGGACAACCGCCCGGACCACGTCCTTCGCACCCGTGAGGTTGTGCGAGTCACCGTCGAGGACGACCAGCTCGGCGTCCCGACCGGGCTCGACGAGCCCGCAGTTCAGGGCGGCGATGTCGGCCCCGGCCACTGTCGCCATCCGGAGCACCTCTGTCGCGGAGACGTCGAACAGCTTGGCCGCGAACTCCATCTCGCGAAACATCGACGGCGAGTTCAGGAACACGTTGTCGGTGCCGAGCGCGACCGAAGTCCGTTCCAGCAGCTCCGACACCGGCGGGAGCCCCACGTCCGTGACGAGGTTCGACCGCGGACAGACGGCCACCGGCGTCGCCGCGTCCGCCAGCCGGTCGAGGTGCCACGGTTCGGGGTGGACCATGTGGACGAGGAAGTCCGGATCGAGGTCCATCGCGCCGTCGATGTCGGAGCTGTCGACCTCGCCGGCGTGGATGCCGAACAGCTTGCCCTCGCGGGCGGTCGCCGCGCGCTCCCGTTCGAAGTCGGCGTCGTTCGTCCCCGACGCGCCGTAGCCGTCGGCCGCGTGCATGGCGTCCGTGCTTCCCCGGCCGAGCACCACCGACTCGACGGGGACGTTCTCGCCGGCGGCGCGGATCTCCTTCACGCCCTCGACGTCACCCTCGCGGAACTCGATGTGGGCGGCGGTCCCTGCCTCGGCCATGAACTCGAGCGACCGGTGCATCGCGGCTATCTTCTCCTCGGTGCTCGCCTGTCGCAGGAGCCGATGTTTCAGCCCGTTCGGCGGGGCGACCAGTTCCTCGAGGGAGAGCCCGCCGCCGGCCTCCTTCGCGATGGAGTCGCCGATGTGCGTGTGGGCGTTGACGAACGCCGGGAGGACGATGTCGTCGCTCTCGACCGGCTCCTCCTCGACGGACGCGATGACGCCGTCCTCGACGACGACCCGGCCCTCGACGGGCTCGAACTCGCGGCCGCGGAGGATGGTGCCCTCGACGAGGCGCTGGCCGCCGTCGGTCGCTGTCCGACCGCCCGTCGTCGTCCCGCTCTCGCCCCCCGTCATTGGCCGTACTGGTCGAGGGTCCCCTGCAGCCCCCTGACCTCGGCGACGAGCGCGCCGTCGATCTCGAGGCCGAGCACGCGCACGGCGGCGGTGCCGACCTGGTCGGTCACGTCCGCGGGGGAGTAGACCCCGAGTCGCCACTGCGCGAGCTGGGCGGACTGGAGGGCCTCGACCAGCGGCGACTGCTCGTCGAGCCGTCGGGCCTCGCCGCCGACGAGCACGCGCGTCGAGGACTCGTCCATCGACGGCTCCCCAGGCACGTCGAGCACGACCTGGTCGGGGTCGACGCCCGCCCGTTCGGCGATCTCCAGCTCGTACCCCCGCACGTCCTGGTGCTTGATGTCGAGCACGGCTTCGGGCACGTTGGCCCGCTCGGCCCAGACCGCCCGCTTGTAGAGGTCGCGCTCGTCGAACCGGCGGGCCACGTCTGCCGTCTCCTCGGTGTTGCGGAGCGCGACGAGGAAGCCGGGGTCGTCCATCCGTCGGAGGTCCTCCGCGTCGTACTCGGTGGAGTCGAGCAGGCGCTCGCCCGCCCGCCGGAGCATCGTCTTCGAGATGCGGGTGACGTGGTGGTCGTAGACGGTGGGCGTCATCAGCGCGCGGGCGACGAGCAGGCTCTCTGCGGTCTGGACGTTGCCCTCGGCGAGGACGAGCTCGCCGTCCTGGAAGGTGAGCTCGCGAACGAGCCGGGCGTGGTCGATGGTGCCGTAGGGGACGCCCGTGTGGTGGGCGTCGCGAACGAGGTAGTCCATCCGGTCGACGTCGAGCTCGCCGGAGACGAGCTGCCCGAACCGGCCGTCACCGGCGACGAGGTCGGCGACCTCGCGCGGTTCGATATCGTGCTCCCGCAGCACCGCTGCCACGTCGCCGCGCTCGAACAGTTCGTGGACATCGTCGTGGTACTTCCCGGTGCGACGGTGCGTGAGTGGTTCGAGGTTGTGACTGAACGGGCCGTGGCCCACGTCGTGGAGCAGCGCCGCGGCCTTCACCTTCTCCGCCCGCGGGCCCCCCACGTTCAGGTGGTCGAGCGCCTCGCAGGTGTTGTGGTAGACCCCCAGCGAGTGCTCGAAGCGGGTGTGGTTCGCCGACGGGTAGACGAGCGACGCGGTCCCCAGCTGTTTGATGTGCCGGAGTCGCTGCATCTCGGGTGTGTCCAGCAGCGCCCGAGCCACGCCCTCGACCTCGATGTGGTCGTGGACGCTGTCCTTGATGGTCTTCATTGCCCCCCGATTCGGCGTGTTCGTACAAAAGGAGACGGGTCAAAGGCCCACCGGGGTCGGGCCTCCGGACACTCGCGGCACCGACCCGACGCGTCGCTCGGCACGTTGCGTCACGAAAACGTGTCGTGGTCCCCGCTCAGACTGCGTTCGCCTCGTCGTACGCCATACCGAGCGACTCCACGACCCGGTGGATGGGGAGGGAGACGCCGAGCTGCCGCATCGCCAGTGCGAGTGGCATCAGCACGATACCGGCGGCGATGCTCAGCTGGTACAGCACGAACAGGCTTGCCGTGTAGGCCCTGTCTATCATCGGTCTTCACGCGACGGTGAGATTGGCCCGTATATAAGCTTTCCTGCCGAACGCCGGTGTGACAATCCCACGCAAACCCGGCGCAGTCTTGCGATTAAAACATAGTTGTGTGATGGACAATCCGAACTGCGAAAGTGGCGGGAATACGGGTTCCCAACGGGTTCCGAACACCCGTGATTCCCGTAACTTATGGGAATGATGTGAATCTCGTGCGCTTCTCCACGGCGGGAGCGAACCGCAAAACAAGCCTTGCTCCGGCCCCTCGGTGCGAGCATGAGCAACTATCTCGTTGTGATGGAAGCGGCGTGGTTGGTTCGCGATGTCACCGATATCAACGACGCCATCGGCGTCGCCGTGAGCGAGGCGGGCAAGCGCCTGAACGAGCAGGGCAAGGACTTCGTCGAGGTCAACGTCGGCCTCACCGACTGTCCGGCCTGTGGCGAGCCGTTCGAGTCCTCCTACATCGCCGCCGACACCGCGCTCGTCGGCCTGATGCTGGAGATGGAGGTGTTCAACGCCGACAGCGAGGAGCACGCGAACCGCATCGCAAAGAGCGAGGTCGGCGGTGCCCTGCGTGACGTCCCGCTCAAGGTCGTCGAGACCATCAAGCGCCAGAGCGACGACGACGACGAGTGACACCCGGAACACTTATTCTATAACCTTGGGTAATCCCCGGATATGGAACTCCCGACTCCGGCGGACCTGCGCGAGCGCCGTACGGAACTGGAGCTCACCCAGAGCGAGCTCGCCGACGCCGCCGACGTCTCACAGCCGCTCATCGCCCGCATCGAGGGCGGTGACGTCGACCCCCGACTCTCGACCCTGCGCCGCATCGTCGAGGCGCTGGACGAGGCCGAAGGTGAGATCGTCCGCGCGGGCGACCTGATGCACGAGGACGTCATCAGCATCGCGCCCGACGACACCGTCAGTGACGCCGTCCGCACGATGGAGCGCGAGGCGTACTCCCAGCTGGCGGTTATCAAGGACGGCATCCCCGTCGGCAGCATCAGCCAGTCCGACCTCGTCCACGTCGAGGAGGGCGCACGCGACGAGGCGGTGCGCGAGTACATGAGCGAATCCTTCCCGACCGTCTCCGAGGACGCGACACTGGAAGAGGTCAGCAACCTGCTCGACCACTACAAGGCCGTGATGGTCACGAAGGGCGGCGAGACGCTCGGCATCATCACCGAGGCCGACATCGCGGCGCGGCTCTCCTGACGCCTGGCAAAGGTTGACTTGCAGTGCCCTCGAAACGTCGAGTATGGCCGTCTCAAGTCACGTCCCGGCTCCAACGTCGGCGTCCCGGGCCATCCGTGACGCCCTCGCGACCTGGATCGCCTTCCTCGCACTCCTCCTCGTCGCCGGCCTCGCCACCGGCGTCTGGTGGCCGACGGACGTCCAGCTGTCGGCCGTCCTCACCGACATCGGACCGCTCTACGGACTGCTGTCGCTCGGGCTGGTCGGGCTCCCGGTGTTCGCCCTCCGCCGGTATCGGTTCCTCTCCCCGGTCGCGCTCCTGGTCGGCTGGCTCGTCCTCGGGTTCGCCTTCGGCCTCACGCTCGGCTTCCAGCCGGTCCGAGGCCTCTACATCGCCGTCCTGTACGGGTTCCTGCCGACGGCGGCGTACCCGCTGCTCGCCGGGGTGGAGTACGTGTTCCGTCGGATGGGTGCGAAGAAGTCCTCGACCGCCGTCTGAGTCTACGACAGCGAGAGCCCGCGGACCTCCACCGAGTCGCCCTCGGTGACCTCGCCGATTACCTGTCCGTCCTCGGTCGCGTCGGCGAGGTCGTCGGCCTGCTCCGGAGGAACGGCCGCGACGAAGCCGGTACCCATGTTGAACGTGCGGTACATCTCCTCCGGCGGGACGTTGCCGAGGTCCTGCACGAAGCCGAAGATCGGCTGCGCCGGGAACGGGTCCTCGATACGGTACTCGAACGCGCCCAGTCGCGAGAGGTTCGTCCAGCCGCCGCCGGTGACGTGGGCCGCCGCACGCACGTCGTGCTCGCGCATCGGTTCGAGCAGGTCGGTGTAGATGCGTGTCGGTTCGAGCAGGACCTCGCCGATGCGCCGCTCGGGTTCGGGCGGGAACGGGTCGTCGTAGTCGTGCTCGCGGGTCACCGCGGTCCGGGCGAGCGTGAGACCGTTCGAGTGGATACCGGAGGACGGCCACGCGACCAGCGTGTCGCCTTCCTGCGCCTCGCCGTCGAACACGGCATCTTTCGGCGCGAGTCCCGCACAGGTGCCCGCGAGGTCCAGCCCGTCGACGACCTCCGGCATGACGGCCGTCTCGCCGCCCAGCAGGGCGACGTTGGCGCGCGCTGCGGCCTCCGCGAGCCCCTCGCCGACCTGCTCGGCGAACGCCTCCGAGGGCTCGTCGACGGCGAGGTAGTCGACGAACGCGACGGGGTTCACACCCGCAGCGACGAGGTCGTTCGCGTTCATCGCCATGCAGTCGATGCCGACGGTGGAGTAGTCGCCCAGCGCCTCCGCGACGAGCAGCTTCGTGCCGACGCCGTCGGTCGCCAGGGCGAGGTACTGGTCGCCGATGTCGAGCATCCCCGCGTACTCCGTGTCGACGACGTTGCCGACCGCGTTCAAGAGCGCCGCCGTCGCCGCCTCGCTCTCCTCGATGTCGACCCCCGCGTCCGCGTACGTGAGCTCCTCGTCCTCGGTCATGGCAGAGAGCGCGCTTGGCACCCGCAAAAGCCCACCGAATTCTAGAATCATTCTGGCCCGAGTTCGAACAACGGCTTTAGGTACCCGGTGCCAGGGGTACACCGAGGATGGCTGACAGAGTCACGGGTGAGCGCCTGACGGACGCGCTGGTGGCGGTACTGGCCGGTGTCGCGGCGACCGCCGGGTCGTTCGCGCTGGCGGGCTGGTCGCGCGACACGTTCGTCGTCGCCCCCATCGACGCACGCATCGTCCAGCTGACGCCGGGCCCGATAGTCGCGTTCGCGATAGAGGAGTTCGGCGCGGCCGGGCACATCCTGCACATCACGCTCGCCCTCGCCGTGGTCGTCGGTGGGCTCGGGCTCGCGACGGTCGCTGCACTCGCCGTCGGGCACCGCGCGGGCGGTCCCCCGCTGGCGCTCGCCCTCTCCGGTCTGTTCGTCTTCGCCGGCCTCTACCTGCCGACAGGCGCGCTCCAGCCCGCGATTCTCGGCACGCTCTCCGCGATGGCCGTGGTCGGGGTGTACGCCGCCGCGCTCGACCCCCGGATGCGCTCCGACACCGACGGGTACATGCCCGACGACGCCGCACGTCGGCAGACCCTCGGGCTCGCGCTCGGGACCGTCGCCTACGCAGGTGTCGGTGCCGCCCTCGGGAGCCGTCGGGAGTCCGTCGCCCCCACCGAGCCCCTCGATTCCGCCCAGCGACGGGCCGCCGAGGACCGCCTCTCCGAGGCGGCGGCCCGCTCGTTCGAGTCGGAGCGCCTGGGCGGCATGGTCACTCCCAACGCTGAGTTCTACGAGACTGACATCGCCACGTTCGACCCCGACGTCGAGCCGTCGACGTGGGAGCTCCAGGTCACCGGCTCCGTCGACCAGGCGGTGTCGATGGACTACTACGACCTCACCGGGATGGAGCCCGAGCACCGGTTCGTCACGCTGCGCTGCGTCGGCGAGGAGCTCAACGGGCACAAGCTGGACAACGCGCTCTGGACCGGCGTGCCCATCGCCGAGTTCCTCGACCGGGCCGGCCCGTCGCCGGAGTGCGGCTGCGTGAAGGTGTACGCCGCCGACGACTACTACCAGGTGTTCCCGCTGGAGGTGATGGAGACCGCCTTCCTCGCGTACGGGATGAACGGCCGGCGGCTCCCGACGAGCCACGGCAAGCCCGCCCGCCTGCTCGTCCCCGGCCACTGGGGCGAGATC
Proteins encoded:
- a CDS encoding molybdopterin-dependent oxidoreductase encodes the protein MADRVTGERLTDALVAVLAGVAATAGSFALAGWSRDTFVVAPIDARIVQLTPGPIVAFAIEEFGAAGHILHITLALAVVVGGLGLATVAALAVGHRAGGPPLALALSGLFVFAGLYLPTGALQPAILGTLSAMAVVGVYAAALDPRMRSDTDGYMPDDAARRQTLGLALGTVAYAGVGAALGSRRESVAPTEPLDSAQRRAAEDRLSEAAARSFESERLGGMVTPNAEFYETDIATFDPDVEPSTWELQVTGSVDQAVSMDYYDLTGMEPEHRFVTLRCVGEELNGHKLDNALWTGVPIAEFLDRAGPSPECGCVKVYAADDYYQVFPLEVMETAFLAYGMNGRRLPTSHGKPARLLVPGHWGEINVKWVTEIELIDEQQQGYWEERGWHGTGPVNTVAKLYDEGITVRDDGTVQLVGHAYAGLRGIDRVEVSTDGGDTWDDAELSEPLPDEDVWRMYRYEFQGDDRHEVVVRATDGTGALQPREAASPYPNGASGWVSKTVDV
- a CDS encoding universal stress protein — protein: MYDRLLVPTDGSEEGERAVRHAIDLAVAHDATIHAVYVVDSASYGGVPMETAWEGLHEMLEREGEAALDRVVELAEESGVPVETALLEGTPAKQVVRYAESEDCDLVVMGTHGRGGIDRLLLGSVAERVVRSSEVPVLTVQVSG
- a CDS encoding amidohydrolase family protein, whose protein sequence is MTGGESGTTTGGRTATDGGQRLVEGTILRGREFEPVEGRVVVEDGVIASVEEEPVESDDIVLPAFVNAHTHIGDSIAKEAGGGLSLEELVAPPNGLKHRLLRQASTEEKIAAMHRSLEFMAEAGTAAHIEFREGDVEGVKEIRAAGENVPVESVVLGRGSTDAMHAADGYGASGTNDADFERERAATAREGKLFGIHAGEVDSSDIDGAMDLDPDFLVHMVHPEPWHLDRLADAATPVAVCPRSNLVTDVGLPPVSELLERTSVALGTDNVFLNSPSMFREMEFAAKLFDVSATEVLRMATVAGADIAALNCGLVEPGRDAELVVLDGDSHNLTGAKDVVRAVVRRAGVDDIRAVVR
- a CDS encoding biotin--[acetyl-CoA-carboxylase] ligase yields the protein MNETRRRVLAALADGPVSGPALADTLGVSRAAVWKHVEAIREAGFGVESGDDGYRLTAVPEYGGLAIAHGLAAPYEIEYHDALGSTNDRARELADEGAGDVVVVADEQTGGRGRLDREWAAPPGGVYASILTRPHVPPSQVPLATLAAAVAVTRAAREAGVDARIKWPNDVLVAVDDGEQGERVYRKLAGILTEMEGEADRVSWLVVGIGVNANVATADLPPTGTSLREQLGENVDRRVFLQRVLEEYHELGTDVDAVLPAWRDHALTLGQRVRVETPSGEVVGEAVDVESPGALLVETDDGVVRVSAGDCEHLRPVDAA
- a CDS encoding HD domain-containing protein, with the protein product MKTIKDSVHDHIEVEGVARALLDTPEMQRLRHIKQLGTASLVYPSANHTRFEHSLGVYHNTCEALDHLNVGGPRAEKVKAAALLHDVGHGPFSHNLEPLTHRRTGKYHDDVHELFERGDVAAVLREHDIEPREVADLVAGDGRFGQLVSGELDVDRMDYLVRDAHHTGVPYGTIDHARLVRELTFQDGELVLAEGNVQTAESLLVARALMTPTVYDHHVTRISKTMLRRAGERLLDSTEYDAEDLRRMDDPGFLVALRNTEETADVARRFDERDLYKRAVWAERANVPEAVLDIKHQDVRGYELEIAERAGVDPDQVVLDVPGEPSMDESSTRVLVGGEARRLDEQSPLVEALQSAQLAQWRLGVYSPADVTDQVGTAAVRVLGLEIDGALVAEVRGLQGTLDQYGQ
- a CDS encoding CBS domain-containing protein, which produces MELPTPADLRERRTELELTQSELADAADVSQPLIARIEGGDVDPRLSTLRRIVEALDEAEGEIVRAGDLMHEDVISIAPDDTVSDAVRTMEREAYSQLAVIKDGIPVGSISQSDLVHVEEGARDEAVREYMSESFPTVSEDATLEEVSNLLDHYKAVMVTKGGETLGIITEADIAARLS
- a CDS encoding DUF555 domain-containing protein, with protein sequence MSNYLVVMEAAWLVRDVTDINDAIGVAVSEAGKRLNEQGKDFVEVNVGLTDCPACGEPFESSYIAADTALVGLMLEMEVFNADSEEHANRIAKSEVGGALRDVPLKVVETIKRQSDDDDE
- the purM gene encoding phosphoribosylformylglycinamidine cyclo-ligase, with product MTEDEELTYADAGVDIEESEAATAALLNAVGNVVDTEYAGMLDIGDQYLALATDGVGTKLLVAEALGDYSTVGIDCMAMNANDLVAAGVNPVAFVDYLAVDEPSEAFAEQVGEGLAEAAARANVALLGGETAVMPEVVDGLDLAGTCAGLAPKDAVFDGEAQEGDTLVAWPSSGIHSNGLTLARTAVTREHDYDDPFPPEPERRIGEVLLEPTRIYTDLLEPMREHDVRAAAHVTGGGWTNLSRLGAFEYRIEDPFPAQPIFGFVQDLGNVPPEEMYRTFNMGTGFVAAVPPEQADDLADATEDGQVIGEVTEGDSVEVRGLSLS